Proteins from a genomic interval of Diospyros lotus cultivar Yz01 chromosome 6, ASM1463336v1, whole genome shotgun sequence:
- the LOC127803862 gene encoding glycogen synthase kinase-3 homolog MsK-2 isoform X2, which translates to MPRLFDMIRLIFENVLELLSAARMDPSVAVQAKKIVLKVLGTPTRKEIQCMNPNYTGFKFPQVKAHPWHKLSGRELPFF; encoded by the exons ATGCCCAGATTATTTGACATGATTAGACTCATCTTTGAGAACGTGCTAGAACT GTTATCAGCTGCAAGAATGGACCCAAGTGTTGCAGTCCAAGCAAAGAAGATTGTTTTGAAA GTACTTGGTACTCCAACTCGCAAAGAAATTCAATGCATGAATCCAAATTACACAGGTTTTAAGTTTCCACAGGTTAAAGCTCATCCTTGGCACAAG TTGTCAGGACGTGAGCTTCCATTCTTTTGA
- the LOC127803862 gene encoding glycogen synthase kinase-3 homolog MsK-2 isoform X3: MPRLFDMIRLIFENVLELLSAARMDPSVAVQAKKIVLKVLGTPTRKEIQCMNPNYTGFKFPQVKAHPWHKIYGN; encoded by the exons ATGCCCAGATTATTTGACATGATTAGACTCATCTTTGAGAACGTGCTAGAACT GTTATCAGCTGCAAGAATGGACCCAAGTGTTGCAGTCCAAGCAAAGAAGATTGTTTTGAAA GTACTTGGTACTCCAACTCGCAAAGAAATTCAATGCATGAATCCAAATTACACAGGTTTTAAGTTTCCACAGGTTAAAGCTCATCCTTGGCACAAG ATATACGGGAACTAG